GCCAGTGGCGATCTGCTGGTCGAGTGTCGCATTCGGGAGCAGGTCACCGGCCAGCTGTTCAATCACAAACTGATCGTAGTGTTTGTTGGTATTGAAGGCATTAATGACCCAGTCGCGGTAAGGCCACATCTCGCGGTAGTTATCGAGGTGCAGACCGTGAGTATCGCCGTAACGGGCGATGTCCAGCCAGTAGCGGGCCATGTGCTCGCCGTACCGGGGAGACTGCAGCAGTCGGTCCACGACCTTTTCATACGCGTTGGGACTTTTGTCATTTTCAAACGATTCCACTTCCTGCGGGGTGGGAGGTAACCCGGTGAGGTCCAGGGTGACTCGTCGAATGAGAGTACGACGATCAGCCTCGGCAGTGGGTTTGAGACCTTCTTCATCGAGCCGCGCCAGGATGAACTGATCGACGGGACTATTTACCCAGCCCGGTTGTGAGACGGAAGGCAGTGGTGCTTTCTGAGGTTTTACGAAGGCCCAGTGATCCTGCCAGGGAGCACCCTGTTCGATCCAGAGTTTGAGTTGTTCGATTTCTTCCGGCTTCAGCTTCTTCCCGCTGTCGGCCGGCGGCATGAGGAGGTCGCCGGCATCTGTTGTGATGCGGGCGATAAGTTCGCTTTCCTTCAGGTTGCCGGGCACAATGGCTTTGTGACCGCCCAGATCGGCAAAGGCGCCATCACGTGTATCGAAGCGGAGGTCGGCAGCGCGTTTCTTGGCATCCGGTCCGTGACACTGGAAACAGTTTTCCGAAAGGATGGAACGTATTCTGGCTGGAGAGACTTTCGTTGTCTTTTCAGCGCTCACCTGGGTGAGTGAAGTCCACAGGAAAGTGAGAACGAGAGCAGGGACAATGCGCTTGCTCGAACACAGAAGAAGCATGACATTCACCTTCTGGATAGTAATTTTCAAGTGGATGATCGGCCGCCGGGGACGGGGCTTTTCAAACTTAACTTGTCAATGAATCTCTGGTGATGCCTGTCCGACCGACAATCCATATCAGTTTGCAACGGCGGTAGCTGAACCCCATGGTTCAGCAGGCGGGATGGCAGATGTTCCGGGAACGGGGGAGCAATGCTGGTGTTCCCGAATTCAGGTTCAATGGTTTATTCTAATCCTCGTTCCGGGCCTTTGCAAGACGCGGATCGGGATAAAGTGACGTATCTCGTTACAGTATCGACAGTTCCGTGTGCGTAGTCTAACAGGCGTTTCTGCCTGAGCTTACAGGATTATTCTGTTTCGTTTACTGTCAGGAATCGTTTACGGGTTACGTCTGTTGCAACGTGCCGGTGCGATCACCCGTTGTTAGTTTTACGCGAGTGCCTGATTGAGTGTTGGCAGAGATGAGACGTTTTTAGGTAGATCCAGAGAAAGAATGGTGAAGCGCGTCATGCGCGAAGTAACTTTTCGGTTTTTCTCCAGGCGAAGTCGGAAACCGGGAACCTTATTACTACTCCGGTGTCCAGTGAGAACAAATTGGAATAGAATGATATGTGACCCGAGCGGAAATCGGGGCTGAATGTTTTTTATGTATGAGGAGAAGAGAGATGAACTCTCGACAGTTACTGAAACTGGGTGTTCCACAGTATTGTCTGAAGACGGCCATGACGGCGATTCAGCAGGCCGTCGCGAATGAAAATATTCGCGGTAAGGAAGTCAAAGCGCGCATGCAGCAGGTCATCGCTGCGCCTGATGACTTCCTGGAAGATGAGGCATTCGGAGCCCTGGCTGCAGAACTGGTTGAAGATAACTCGGAAGAAGTTGTTGAGCCAATCGATTACCAGATCTGGGGTAAGGAGGGCATCGATGAAGGTGCGTTCTCCCAGATGGAACTGGCGTGCCATGTTCCATCGGCTTACGGTGCTGCGCTGATGCCCGATGCACACATCGGTTATGGTCTGCCTATCGGCGGCGTACTGGCACTGGAAAACGCAGTGATTCCTTACGCAGTCGGTGTGGATATTGCCTGCCGTATGAAGCTGTCGGTTCTGGATACGGCCGTTGATGCACTGGATGACAAACGTCATCAGTTCATTGATGCGCTGAATCGAGGAACCGTATTCGGCGTGGGTATGGCTCACGAGAAGAAGCAGCATCATGCCGTGATGGATCAGGACTGGACGGTGACGAAAGTGACTCGTCAGAACAAAGACAAGGCATGGAAACAGCTGGGATCTTCGGGTTCGGGCAACCACTTTGTTGAGTTCGGTGTCCTGACGATTTCGGAAGATGATGCAGAGCTGGGCCTGTCTGCAGGTGAATACGTGGCATTGTTGAGCCATAGCGGTAGCCGGGGAACCGGTGCGTCGGTATGCAGCACGTATTCGTCGATTGCCCAGTCGCAACTGCGAAAGCGTCATCAGCACCTGGGACGACTGGCATGGCTGGACATGGATTCGGAAGCCGGCCAGGAATACTGGGCAGCGATGAATCTGATGGGTGACTATGCTGCAGCCAACCATGCTGTGATCCATAAGAACGTGGCGGCTCTACTGGGAAGCAAGGTGATCTCCGGCGTGGAGAACCACCACAACTTCGCCTGGAAGGAAGAGCACGGCGGCCGGGAGGTCTACGTGCACCGTAAGGGGGCAACTCCAGCGGCAGCAGGCGAGATGGGTGTGATTCCCGGTTCAATGGCCGATCCGGCGTTCGTGGTTCGTGGAAAAGGAAATCCAGCGAGCCTGAACTCGGCATCGCATGGTGCTGGACGCTGCATGTCTCGTAACAAAGCGAAGGATAAGTACCGCTGGAAGGCGGTGAAAAACGACCTGGAGAAGCGAGGCATCACCGTGATCTCAGCGGGGGCTGACGAAGTTCCCGGTGTTTACAAAAACATCAATGAGGTTATGGCCGAGCAGCAGGACCTGGTGGAAATCGTAGCACGCTTCAACCCAAAAGTGGTGAAGATGTGCGGCGACGGAAGCCGGGCCGAAGATTGACTCGCTGTAAAGCAGGAACACAGGCAGGTTGGGGTTTCTCTCTGACCTGCCTGTGTTTGTTTCATCAGGCTTAACGCTTTTTCTGTGCGCGGTGCGGGGGAGTCGCCTTCACTTTCCCCGCACTTCGTTTGAAATCGGGGACGACGCTGGAGAGTGTCTGCGGATTGAGGCTGAAGACAGTAAACCCACCTGTATTGAGGTGACGGGTTACATCAACCTGTCCCAGGACGCGGTCACTACTGAGGGTTGCCTCTGATGAGAGTGCACCGATGCCCGGGTAGATGGGAATGCTGCCAGCCAGGAGTTTCTGCTGTTCTTCAATCCAGAGGCGGAACTGTTCGTCGCTGGCGGTGTAATCCATGGGGCAGATGAAATCGAGATAACCTCGTTTGGCCCAGAGAGGCCAGTCCTGGGCGACCCATTCCCGGCAGTTCGGATATTCGCGGAAGACGGCGGCGGAGAGTTTGACACCGGGGCGGATCTTGCGTGCCTCGCGCGATACGGTTTCGACGAGCCGGGTGATCTGGTCGGCACGCCAGTCGCGGTACTGGCTTTTGAGTTGTCCCTTGTAACAGTCGGTAGGCCAGTTGCTGACTTTGATGCCGGTGTCGGCCTCAAACTTTTGACGGCTATAGTCACTGTAGTCATGGCGATCATTGGGATAGCGGATGTAATCGAAGTGAATACCATCCACGGGGTACTTTTTAACGACTTCCAGCATGCTGTCGACTTCGAGCTGAAAGTTTTCGGGATGAGCCGGATTGAGCCAGTCGCTGGCTTCGCCGGTCACACTGACCTGGGTCCGGCCCGCGTCGCGGAGCTGTTTGACGAAGGACGGCGGTGCGGTTGTGAGGTTATGATTGGCTTTCCATACGTGGAGTTCGAGCCCATGTTTGTGAGCCGCCTGGAGGCACTGTTCGATCTGGTCCCCGTAAACTTCAAAAGAATTGCTGCGGGGGAGGACATCGCTGGGGTAATGGGCCAGACCGCCCCAGAGCATGTTGACGATGAGCATGTTAAAGCCGGCGTCGGCAAGCTCTTTACAGGTACGGTCCCAGTCGCCGGGGTAGGGGCCGGTAGGACTGTGATCCCAGAAGGCACGGGCTTCGCGTGGCGGACTGGCGCGGGTCAGCAGGTAGATTTTGACCCGCTCTTCACGACAGCGCCGGGCAAAGGCGATGGCCTGGAACGCTTCTTTTTTCTGCAGGAGCTGTTTCGCTCGTACAAGTAACGCGGACGTACGATCCAGATCGCGGGCCGCCAGTACTTTGCTCTGTTGTGGAGTGACGGTGGACACAATGCTGCGGCGGAGTTCATCAAACGAGTGAAAGGGGCCCACCTGTTCCGCCTGCCGAATCGTACCGGCGGCGATCGCATCCCAGAGCCGGGGTTGGAAATGAGCCATGAGGGCGGTCAGCAAGGCCTGTTTCTGGACCGGATCATCTCCCAGGATCAGATGGCTGAAGTAGGCCCCCCGGTCACTGACGATCAGGGCTGGCTTCCCCGTTGGTTTGCCTGTATCATCGAACCACTCGCCCACGATCCGGGCGTTGTGTCCGGTTGGGGTGGCAGTCACCAGGTTCCAGGAAGCCTGTTTGACCTCCGCAGGGAGCCCCAGGATACCGGCGTCCTGCAGATGGATCGAGGCCAGTCCACCCGGACTGTCCGGTTTGAAATAACTGCCTTTTTTGATGCCCAGATTCTTTTCCAGAGCGGTCGGAATGTTGAAGTTCAGATAAACCTTGCCGCCCCGTTCCATAAACTGATTCAGTACCCCGCAGGCCTGGGATGAAATTCGGGGATTAAACGGCAGAATTGCGATGGAGCGTGAGCCGAGTGTGTTCAGCGAGAGTTCGCTTTCACTGATACGGTCACAACCGATTCCAGAAGTCTCGAGAAAAGCTTCGATACGGTCGGCAGCTGCGAAGGTGTCCCTCTCTTTCTGTTTCTGGCTGAGGTCGGGGACGACAATCGTCACGTCGCCGGTGATGGCTTTCAGGTTACGGAACTGAAAGTGCGTGTCGGGTTCGCTGTCGGATTCCCGCCAGACTACCAGTCGGACGGTTTCAATTTTATCCCAGCCGCGCGGCTTGTCTTCACCGCGAAAATCACCTTTGGGAAAACGGAGTGTTTGCCAGTCAGATCCCTTGATACGGGCAGTAGTCGAATACCAGCCGGGGCCACTTTTGAAATAGAGGCTGACCTGGTGATTGCTGTCGGGTGAAGCAGGTTTAACGTCAATCGTAAACAGCCCGGGGGCGGTCAGGCTCTGGTTGAGTTGTTTGTCGATCCCGGCCCGGGGAATGTCGCGGTTGGATTGAAAGGGGGCCGAGAGGAGCAGGACATTCTGGCTGCCTGTTTTCTGCATCGCCAGGGGGAGCGTTCCCTTGAGTTCGGTCCACGCCTGTCTGGCCGCGGACGACGTTGTATAGTTGAAGTCGTCCAGCACGGTTTCTGTGCCGGTGGTGAAGCTGAGAGCTAGAGACAGGATGTAAGGCAACTGATAGATCATAGCAAATCAATAGATGGGTATAAGTGAGTGATCGAGAACGCAAAATTCTGTTTAAGTTGTATCGGGTTCGGGAAATGCTGACAAGATTTCCTCTGGAAACGGGGGAGATCGTGGTATTTATCAGTGATATTTAATGAATACGTAGAACTGAGCTTGTCTGTTGACTATAGTGCGGGCATTCAAATTAGCGCTCCGGGAGCCAGGGAAAGGTGCAGAGCCATCGAAGAGCTTGTCGTTTTATTTGCTGTAATCGGTATCGGTCTGATACTGGGAAAAATTTCGATCCGTGGGATATCACTGGGGAGTTCAGGCGTGATCTTCGCCGGTCTGCTGGCGGGGCACTGGGGATACCAGGTTTCGCCGGAGAAGGGTCTGGCTGGAGTGGTCCTGTTTATCTACTGCCTGGGCATCGGCGCGGGGCCCAGTTTTCTGCAGATGTTTCTGAATCGTGGCAAAGCGCTGGCGCTGCTGGCCGGAGTCATGCTGAGTTCGGCTCTGCTGGCCGTCTGGCTCATGGGGCGTCTCTTCAAGTTGAGTCCCGATCTGGCGAGCGGCCTGTTTGCGGGAGCCCTGACGAGTACGCCGGCGCTCGCTGCGGCGACAGAGAAGCTACCCGCCGGTTCGGATGTCGCGGTTGGATTCGGAATCGCCTACCCCTTTGGTGTGATCGGGGTGATTCTCTTCATTCAGATTCTACCCCGCTGGTTTCCCGGTGGAATTGAACGCGCCTTGAACGAATCGACTGCGGCCCGCGGCGATATCATTCGCGAAGTGGTCGAAGTCCAGAACAGAAATCTGGTGGGGAAGCGACTTCGGGACGTGACCATTTTGGCGAAATCCAACTGCCAGGTCTCACGCTTGATCGTGGAGGGGCAACCGCGACCGATTCCGAAAGAATTTCAACTGGAACTGGGACAGCTCTTGCTGGTCATCGGCCGGACGGGGCAGATCGAGACTGTGATTGAAGCGTTGGGAACCCGCTGTCCCGACGCGCAATACGTACTCGATGTGGAGCGGCAGCGTCGTAATATTGTGATTACGTGTAAAGAGGTAGTGGGACGCACGCTCAAGGATCTGCATTTTCGGTCACGCTTTGGTGTGACGATAGCGCGTATTACCCGTCAGAATATCGAGTTCGTTCCCGGTTCAGAACAGACTCTGCATTACGGAGATATTCTGCGTGCGGTGGGAGAGCCGGAGGATCTGGAACGTTTTGCGACGGCCGTTGGTCACCGGGCTCGCACTGCGGATGAAACGGACCTCATCATCCTGGCGGGAGGACTGATTCTAGGAATGATCCTGGGGCGGTTGAGTCTTTCGCTGGGAGGTCAGTCGTTTTCCCTCGGTATGGCAGGAGGACCGTTGCTGGTGGGGTTACTGCTGGGGCACTTCGGTCAGTTTGGTGGATTGTCAGTTCGCATGCCGCGTGCAGGCCGGTTGTTGCTGGGTGAACTCGGGCTGACGGTCTTTCTCGCACAGGCGGGCTGTCAGGCGGGAGGGAATTTCGTGGAAGTGGTCCGCGCAAATGGATTGACGATGTGCCTGGCTGCAGCGGTGGTGGTTGTGATGCCGCTCTTGTCCGGGTTTCTCGCGGCGCGGTACTGGCTGCGTCTGAATCTGCTGGAGACAGCCGGGGGCCTGTGTGGCGCGATGACATCCACACCCGGTCTGGGAGCGGTTACGTCTGCCATTGATTCGAGTGTGCCGGCGACGAGTTATGCAACCGTCTATCCGGTGGCCCTGGTATTGGTGACACTGTTGGCACCGATTTTGATTGCGTTGTTGTAGTAACGCCTGGTAAGTACAAATAAAAACGGGAGCAGTGAATCTGGTTCACGCTCCCGCTTCGTTTGCAGGCCACAGTCATGCTAACTGCATTTATTTATAACTGACTTTGGCAAAATAGATGGATGTTTTGCCTTCGTGGCTGGAATAGTAGCTCACGTTCAGCAGGCCATCATGCAGGACCATGTTCGCGTAGCTGGTGTCACCGCCACTGGGGAGCGCGAGCAGTTCGGTGAGCTTGCCGTTTTCCACGTCGAGCTGGCAAATTGATGTCCGCACTTTGGGGGAGTAGAGGCGCACGGTGGCCAGAAAGCGACCGTCGGGCAACTGGAACAGTTCCGGTCCGCCGATTTTGATGCCCAGGTCCTTCCATTCCCATTTGGTGTAGGGGGGCTTTGAAATACCGAGCAGGCCGGTGGCACCTTTTCCGTCCCGTCTGAGCAGGCAGTAGCAGGTATTATCTTTGGTAAAGACCAGGGAGCTTTCGTTGGAGTATCCCTCGTCAATCAGCTTGTCGACAACCGTTTCAAAATTCTTGCCATCACTGCTCTTGTAAAGACGAGTGAAGCGAGGGCCTTCCTTACCGGTATGATAACCGATGCTGTAGACGTCTCCATCGTGCCACTTATTGCCCCAGAGCCAGAGGTTGGGATCGCCGATGGTATGAGCTTTGGACCAGTGCTTGCCGTCATCGGAGAACCAGGACATCGACTGATGCCGACAGGGGGCAGGCTGGTGCAGAGCCCCGGCACCACTGAGCATGAGCTGCCCCTCGGGCGTGACGCTGATTTTCGCATCGCGGAGGTCAGCGGTCTCGGACGTAATACGGGCGACCGGTTTCCAGTCTTTACCATCTTTGGATTCGAGGACCTGCAGGGCACCGTCGGGGGAGACATGTGCTTTCCCGGTACGGAACACGCAGTACCATTTGTCTTTGAAGCGGGTCAGTCCGGTGAAAGCGTTGTGAGGATCTTTGTCCCAGATTTTCTGGACACTTTCCAGCTTCAACTGAACCGGTTTGTCGTTGGCCTGTAGTGGCGCTGCCAGACAGAGCAGGACCAGGCAGGCGACGCAGAGGAGCGAGGCGTTTTTCATGAGGTCTTCCTTTGAGTTGTGAAGGTCGAGTTATTTTTCCGATTGAATGCGGTCCAGGACCGGGGCAGGAGGCTTCCAGCCATAGGTTCTGGTTTCCCGCGGATGATACAGGCAGGTGACAAGATACAGTTCAGTTTTACTGGATTTTTCCGGAGGCACATTGATCTGCACATGCGTGAAACCGGCCCCGGGCCAGGAGACATAGCCGTCTGTTTCGCTTTTTTCCAGCAGGTGTCCGTTGAGTCTGATGTCGACGAGTTCCGGGCGTTGATAAGGGAGACGGAGTTGAAACGAAATGCCCTGCTGAATGGATGGTTCTTCCGGTTCTGGCGCACGTCCTTTGCTGACGGCGATTTTGATTTCCGGTCCCGCGTTGATGATTGACTTGAGTGAGCTCTGGTCGATGCCAGGTACGTCCTTGATATTTTCGAGGAGTTCGGTGATGTCGGCAGAGAGTAGCTCAGCTGCTTTCTGGGATGTGGCGACGAAGTAGGTTTCCCGGCCGGCGGTCTGCGGATAGAGAACGGCCTGGGAGAAGCGGGGCTGTTGTTTCCAGAGTTCGACCCGGCTCTGACGACGAGCCTGGGCGGTGGGACCCCAGGCACTGACGAAGTGGCCGATATAACTGTTGACGCGATTGACGGGGTAGCCGGGATGGTAATCTTCATCCCAACGCTGGTTGCCAATCTGCATCAGGCCTTTCAGCCGCGCCAGTCCGCTTTGTTCCCAGCCGACTTCAAAAGCCATCAGCATGGTATGATAGTGGGCATAGCCGTAATGCGCGGTGTAGAACTGGGGGCGTCCCAGCCAGAGTCGATTGGAGATTGCCGTCAGGGAAGTGCCCCAGAAGAGACGCTGGGCGTCCGCTTCGAAGCGATCGTAACCGTAACCCGCTGCTTCTCCCGCCTGGTTGATGGCTTCGGTGATCCGCCAGTCCCAGGGACGGAGCGACATGTTCGAATAAGCGGAACCGGTGACTTCAAACATCGTCTGACCGCGGTAGCGTTCTCGGGAGCCCAGTTGTTCGGGGCTGTATTCCTGCAGGCCGGTCCCGTGCACATCGACATGGACGTCAGGCTTGAACTGATCGACGACGGACAGGACCGCCATGACTTCCGGCGATTT
This is a stretch of genomic DNA from Gimesia sp.. It encodes these proteins:
- a CDS encoding RtcB family protein, whose protein sequence is MNSRQLLKLGVPQYCLKTAMTAIQQAVANENIRGKEVKARMQQVIAAPDDFLEDEAFGALAAELVEDNSEEVVEPIDYQIWGKEGIDEGAFSQMELACHVPSAYGAALMPDAHIGYGLPIGGVLALENAVIPYAVGVDIACRMKLSVLDTAVDALDDKRHQFIDALNRGTVFGVGMAHEKKQHHAVMDQDWTVTKVTRQNKDKAWKQLGSSGSGNHFVEFGVLTISEDDAELGLSAGEYVALLSHSGSRGTGASVCSTYSSIAQSQLRKRHQHLGRLAWLDMDSEAGQEYWAAMNLMGDYAAANHAVIHKNVAALLGSKVISGVENHHNFAWKEEHGGREVYVHRKGATPAAAGEMGVIPGSMADPAFVVRGKGNPASLNSASHGAGRCMSRNKAKDKYRWKAVKNDLEKRGITVISAGADEVPGVYKNINEVMAEQQDLVEIVARFNPKVVKMCGDGSRAED
- a CDS encoding family 10 glycosylhydrolase; this encodes MIYQLPYILSLALSFTTGTETVLDDFNYTTSSAARQAWTELKGTLPLAMQKTGSQNVLLLSAPFQSNRDIPRAGIDKQLNQSLTAPGLFTIDVKPASPDSNHQVSLYFKSGPGWYSTTARIKGSDWQTLRFPKGDFRGEDKPRGWDKIETVRLVVWRESDSEPDTHFQFRNLKAITGDVTIVVPDLSQKQKERDTFAAADRIEAFLETSGIGCDRISESELSLNTLGSRSIAILPFNPRISSQACGVLNQFMERGGKVYLNFNIPTALEKNLGIKKGSYFKPDSPGGLASIHLQDAGILGLPAEVKQASWNLVTATPTGHNARIVGEWFDDTGKPTGKPALIVSDRGAYFSHLILGDDPVQKQALLTALMAHFQPRLWDAIAAGTIRQAEQVGPFHSFDELRRSIVSTVTPQQSKVLAARDLDRTSALLVRAKQLLQKKEAFQAIAFARRCREERVKIYLLTRASPPREARAFWDHSPTGPYPGDWDRTCKELADAGFNMLIVNMLWGGLAHYPSDVLPRSNSFEVYGDQIEQCLQAAHKHGLELHVWKANHNLTTAPPSFVKQLRDAGRTQVSVTGEASDWLNPAHPENFQLEVDSMLEVVKKYPVDGIHFDYIRYPNDRHDYSDYSRQKFEADTGIKVSNWPTDCYKGQLKSQYRDWRADQITRLVETVSREARKIRPGVKLSAAVFREYPNCREWVAQDWPLWAKRGYLDFICPMDYTASDEQFRLWIEEQQKLLAGSIPIYPGIGALSSEATLSSDRVLGQVDVTRHLNTGGFTVFSLNPQTLSSVVPDFKRSAGKVKATPPHRAQKKR
- a CDS encoding TrkA C-terminal domain-containing protein, coding for MIFNEYVELSLSVDYSAGIQISAPGARERCRAIEELVVLFAVIGIGLILGKISIRGISLGSSGVIFAGLLAGHWGYQVSPEKGLAGVVLFIYCLGIGAGPSFLQMFLNRGKALALLAGVMLSSALLAVWLMGRLFKLSPDLASGLFAGALTSTPALAAATEKLPAGSDVAVGFGIAYPFGVIGVILFIQILPRWFPGGIERALNESTAARGDIIREVVEVQNRNLVGKRLRDVTILAKSNCQVSRLIVEGQPRPIPKEFQLELGQLLLVIGRTGQIETVIEALGTRCPDAQYVLDVERQRRNIVITCKEVVGRTLKDLHFRSRFGVTIARITRQNIEFVPGSEQTLHYGDILRAVGEPEDLERFATAVGHRARTADETDLIILAGGLILGMILGRLSLSLGGQSFSLGMAGGPLLVGLLLGHFGQFGGLSVRMPRAGRLLLGELGLTVFLAQAGCQAGGNFVEVVRANGLTMCLAAAVVVVMPLLSGFLAARYWLRLNLLETAGGLCGAMTSTPGLGAVTSAIDSSVPATSYATVYPVALVLVTLLAPILIALL
- a CDS encoding sialidase family protein is translated as MKNASLLCVACLVLLCLAAPLQANDKPVQLKLESVQKIWDKDPHNAFTGLTRFKDKWYCVFRTGKAHVSPDGALQVLESKDGKDWKPVARITSETADLRDAKISVTPEGQLMLSGAGALHQPAPCRHQSMSWFSDDGKHWSKAHTIGDPNLWLWGNKWHDGDVYSIGYHTGKEGPRFTRLYKSSDGKNFETVVDKLIDEGYSNESSLVFTKDNTCYCLLRRDGKGATGLLGISKPPYTKWEWKDLGIKIGGPELFQLPDGRFLATVRLYSPKVRTSICQLDVENGKLTELLALPSGGDTSYANMVLHDGLLNVSYYSSHEGKTSIYFAKVSYK
- a CDS encoding M14 family zinc carboxypeptidase, with the protein product MPARLFSPRIPLKTPLWLALCLLCLLTWQPPQLAAQEAPTLEQKLAGLPQPWQEKLHRLTLKEYTETLKYWEETHPDLVQVDRIGVTLEGIPLPMLKITDSKTDLKLKQICLVTALHGGPERSGTTTVLHFVEWLLSDDPEAVRTRQNQLLLIIPIINPYAYFETDRFGNSQKIDPYTGGGTANWDLKTLQFKLPEKSPEVMAVLSVVDQFKPDVHVDVHGTGLQEYSPEQLGSRERYRGQTMFEVTGSAYSNMSLRPWDWRITEAINQAGEAAGYGYDRFEADAQRLFWGTSLTAISNRLWLGRPQFYTAHYGYAHYHTMLMAFEVGWEQSGLARLKGLMQIGNQRWDEDYHPGYPVNRVNSYIGHFVSAWGPTAQARRQSRVELWKQQPRFSQAVLYPQTAGRETYFVATSQKAAELLSADITELLENIKDVPGIDQSSLKSIINAGPEIKIAVSKGRAPEPEEPSIQQGISFQLRLPYQRPELVDIRLNGHLLEKSETDGYVSWPGAGFTHVQINVPPEKSSKTELYLVTCLYHPRETRTYGWKPPAPVLDRIQSEK